ATTGCGTCGGACCAGCTTGCATTACTGCCGGTGACTACTCGTTTTATATTTTTGGAAGAAGGGGATATTGCTGAAGTACACCGGGAATCAATCGGGATTCTGAATAGCGATGGTCAACGGGTTGAGCATCCTATAAAGACGTTTACTGGTAGCGATGGTACGACAGATAAAGGCGAGTACCGTCACTTCATGCTTAAGGAAATATTTGAGCAACCCAACGCCATTCGTGCCACATTGGAAGGACGCAGTAATTTGAGTGGCATTGATCCTTCGATTTTCGGCGCGGATGCGCAAGCGATATTTGAACGGGTTAAAGTGGTTCAAATCATTGCCTGCGGAACTTCGTATCACGCAGGGTTGGTTGCTAAGTACTGGCTGGAAGGATTAGCCGGTATTCCCTGCAATATTGAAGTAGCCAGCGAATTCCGCTATCGGAAAACGGTGGTTCAACCGGGCACATTGTTTGTCACCATTTCGCAGTCCGGGGAAACCGCGGACACCCTGGCTGCGTTGCGTGCGGCGCAAGGCTATCTATCCAGCCTAGCCATTTGCAATGTTTCAAGCAGCTCATTGGTGCGTGAGTCGGCTATGTCATTTTTGACCAAGGCGGGGCCTGAAATCGGCGTGGCATCAACGAAAGCGTTTACCACGCAGTTGGTGGGGTTGTATTTGATGACATTGGCAATCGGTAAATTTCATGGCATTGACGCGACTGAGGAGAAACGTTTACTGCAGGGGTTACAGCAGCTACCCGATGTCATTCAATCAACGCTTAAGCTCAATCAGCCCATAGAGGCGATGGCGGAACGATTTGCCGAGAAAAATCATGCCTTGTTTCTTGGGCGCGGCTTACAGTACCCGATCGCGCTGGAAGGAGCTTTAAAGTTGAAGGAAATTTCCTATATACACGCCGAAGCTTATCCGGCGGGGGAGCTAAAGCACGGCCCCCTGGCATTGGTGGACAACCAAATGCCGGTGGTAACGGTTGCCCCATCCGACGCGCTGCTGGAAAAACTGAAATCGAATTTGCAGGAAGTTCGCGCCAGAGGCGGGGAGTTGTTTGTGTTTCAGGATACCGATGCAGCTTTGATCAAGCAGGATGATGTGCATGTGCTGGATGTACCCAAAGTTGCAGCGGAGTTAGCGCCAATTGTGTACACCATTCCCTTGCAGCTGCTCAGCTACCATGTGGCGATTATCAAAGGCACCGATGTGGATCAGCCGCGCAATCTGGCTAAGAGTGTTACGGTGGAATAGAACGAGCCTGGAATGAAATAACTCCACGGCCAGATTTAGCTTACTATTTGTACTTTGTCGCGGGGCAAAGTCTGGTAATGGGTCGGCTTTCTGGCCGTTCTATACCACTTTTGCAACTTGAGTGCCCTGTCCATGTCAAATTGGGTACGCAAGTTTAGTACAATTTTCAACCACTATTTTTTAAGAGCTTCATCTTACATGAGACCTGGTTCACAACGTCGATACTAAAGTCGTTTTTAAAGGGGGCATCTATTGATTCATCGTTTCCCCGACATCTATTATTTTCAGTGATAGCTTCGGGTATTTTTGAATTTGCCCGAGTGCGACGTCAGTTGTGATTTCAATGGAAGGGTGACACCAAGAGTGTGTCATGCACTTCGGCCTTAACGATACTCGGGTATTTTCTGACTTCGCTATTCTCGATATTGAATGTTTCGGGAATATGGATGAAAAACGGATTTGCTGTGGGAGATTTCGTCACCGCCATCAATGGCTTTTTCCTTTTGATGGACGATTATGGTGAGTGATTTGGGTTTTCAGGTTTGGGTTTTACTGAATATCTGCGCTCATTCACGGTTTGCATTTTCTACACGGTGTAGTCTGTCAAAACTTTCAAGAGCAGTAATTTGAGTAGTTGAATTTTTAAGAACAACGCCTAGGCGGGCAGCTTTGAAATTTAGCTTCGCTGGGGGACGCTTCGGATATTGAAGTTCACGATGCCCGAATGATCAGAGGCAACGTATCGAGTCCACCTGAAAGAAAATTAATCGCTATATTTAGAGGTA
This genomic stretch from Ketobacter sp. MCCC 1A13808 harbors:
- the glmS gene encoding glutamine--fructose-6-phosphate transaminase (isomerizing), with protein sequence MCGIVGAVSTRDVTPILIEGLKRLEYRGYDSAGIARFSSGADIEQVRRVGKVNELVDAVGALPGSGTIGIAHTRWATHGMPSEINAHPHMSSGKIAVVHNGIIENHEHLRAKLQKQGYQFLSQTDTEVVAHLVHYHLKSGGGLLAAVNTATQELEGAYALGVVSKDDPDCIVAARQGSPLVIGVGLGENFIASDQLALLPVTTRFIFLEEGDIAEVHRESIGILNSDGQRVEHPIKTFTGSDGTTDKGEYRHFMLKEIFEQPNAIRATLEGRSNLSGIDPSIFGADAQAIFERVKVVQIIACGTSYHAGLVAKYWLEGLAGIPCNIEVASEFRYRKTVVQPGTLFVTISQSGETADTLAALRAAQGYLSSLAICNVSSSSLVRESAMSFLTKAGPEIGVASTKAFTTQLVGLYLMTLAIGKFHGIDATEEKRLLQGLQQLPDVIQSTLKLNQPIEAMAERFAEKNHALFLGRGLQYPIALEGALKLKEISYIHAEAYPAGELKHGPLALVDNQMPVVTVAPSDALLEKLKSNLQEVRARGGELFVFQDTDAALIKQDDVHVLDVPKVAAELAPIVYTIPLQLLSYHVAIIKGTDVDQPRNLAKSVTVE